From Pseudomonadota bacterium, a single genomic window includes:
- a CDS encoding ABC transporter permease has translation MSIATHSGERGWRAPVALMSLGALVGLIALALRLGLLTSRPGLLQWSWIIALVAGVLVSGGGVSLLFWWANQRRLEWFLAWHYLLRSRGSRGTLFAGLALLAAAVLLYRGVYLNLVPPPIAGIGIEPPGYLAYVLWACIGLAVAGWLVTLFGVLMLFFSVFTCISIFGVHLGTAALVVVISVMGGFEQDLRGKILGTRAHVVVTKPRGVFAEYRSAARAVAATPGVVAISPYLEGEVMITSQTNLAGVVVRGIDPQALDRVTELRRYLRAEGAAGSLANLRHPERLAVIPVAQRPAGEGQEPTVGGRRAVYPGVVIGAELARNLRLYLGEDVNLVAPLGGMSPAGPIPRAMAFRVAGIFYSGMYEYDSKYVYTLLPAARRFLGVDDEITGLELKVDASEHASAVAAAVSARLGSRFTVKDWRQLNASLFAALKMEKAAMFIVLTFIVLVACFSIATNLIMLVLEKGREIAVLKALGAASRSLLATFIYAGIYIGTIGMMLGVVVGLAICSYLSQVGVPIPQDLYYISRLPVRVTAPDLAAIAAASVALALLATIYPALRAAALDPIEGLRRET, from the coding sequence ATGTCGATCGCGACGCATAGCGGCGAGCGGGGCTGGCGCGCGCCCGTCGCGCTGATGTCGCTCGGGGCGCTGGTCGGGCTGATCGCGTTGGCGCTCCGGCTCGGTCTCCTGACCTCGCGCCCCGGGCTGCTGCAGTGGTCCTGGATCATCGCACTCGTGGCAGGGGTGCTGGTCTCCGGCGGGGGCGTCAGCCTGCTCTTCTGGTGGGCCAATCAACGACGGCTCGAGTGGTTTCTCGCCTGGCACTACCTGCTGCGCAGCCGCGGCTCGCGAGGGACCCTCTTCGCCGGCTTGGCGCTCCTGGCGGCCGCCGTGCTGCTGTATCGCGGCGTCTACCTCAACCTCGTGCCGCCGCCGATCGCCGGCATCGGCATCGAGCCTCCAGGCTACCTGGCTTACGTCCTCTGGGCCTGCATCGGCCTCGCCGTGGCCGGCTGGCTGGTCACGCTCTTCGGCGTGCTGATGCTCTTCTTCTCCGTCTTCACCTGCATCTCGATCTTCGGGGTGCATCTCGGGACCGCCGCGCTGGTGGTGGTGATCTCGGTGATGGGTGGTTTCGAGCAGGACCTGCGCGGGAAGATCCTCGGCACTCGGGCTCATGTCGTCGTCACCAAGCCGCGCGGCGTCTTTGCCGAGTACCGCAGCGCGGCGCGCGCCGTGGCGGCGACCCCAGGGGTGGTGGCGATCTCGCCCTACCTCGAGGGCGAGGTGATGATCACCAGCCAGACGAATTTGGCGGGGGTCGTGGTCCGCGGCATCGACCCGCAGGCCCTCGACCGCGTCACCGAGCTTCGGCGCTATCTGCGCGCCGAGGGCGCGGCGGGGAGCCTGGCCAACCTGCGGCATCCGGAACGGCTGGCGGTGATTCCGGTGGCGCAGCGTCCGGCGGGCGAGGGGCAGGAGCCGACGGTCGGCGGCCGGCGCGCGGTCTACCCCGGCGTGGTGATCGGCGCCGAGCTGGCGCGCAACCTGCGGCTCTATCTCGGCGAGGACGTCAATCTGGTGGCGCCGCTGGGTGGGATGAGCCCGGCGGGTCCGATTCCGCGGGCGATGGCCTTTCGCGTCGCCGGGATCTTCTACTCGGGGATGTACGAGTACGACAGCAAGTATGTCTACACGTTGCTGCCCGCGGCGCGGCGCTTCCTCGGCGTCGACGACGAGATCACCGGCCTCGAGCTCAAGGTCGACGCGAGCGAGCACGCCTCAGCTGTAGCTGCGGCCGTCAGCGCCCGTCTGGGCAGTCGCTTCACCGTCAAGGATTGGCGTCAGCTCAACGCCAGCCTCTTCGCTGCGCTAAAGATGGAGAAGGCGGCGATGTTCATCGTCCTGACCTTCATCGTGCTGGTCGCCTGCTTCTCGATCGCCACCAACCTGATCATGCTGGTGCTGGAGAAGGGGCGGGAGATCGCCGTGCTCAAGGCGCTCGGCGCCGCCTCGCGCTCGCTGCTGGCGACCTTCATCTACGCGGGCATCTATATCGGCACGATCGGCATGATGCTAGGGGTCGTGGTCGGCCTCGCGATCTGTAGCTACCTCTCCCAGGTGGGCGTGCCGATCCCGCAGGACCTCTACTATATCTCCCGCTTGCCGGTGCGCGTGACCGCGCCCGATCTGGCGGCGATCGCCGCGGCCTCGGTGGCGCTGGCGCTCTTGGCCACGATCTACCCGGCGCTGCGCGCCGCCGCGCTGGACCCGATCGAGGGACTGCGACGGGAGACCTAG
- a CDS encoding ABC transporter ATP-binding protein encodes MPDAGVSAAAPLISVRGLTKNFNHGGRELPVLRGIDLDVGAGELLSIVGSSGAGKSTFLQILGTLDRATAGSINFGGRRLDTLGAGQLAALRNREIGFVFQFHHLLPEFTALENVMLPALIGRLPRLEALQRAEALLVEVGLAERLSHRPGELSGGEQQRVALARALVLRPKLLLADEPTGNLDSATGQSMHELFFALNERFGTTMLTVTHNPELALRMPRRLRMSDGRLTEDTGPPRPRAL; translated from the coding sequence ATGCCCGACGCGGGGGTGAGCGCGGCGGCGCCGCTGATCAGCGTCCGCGGCCTGACGAAGAACTTCAATCATGGGGGTCGCGAGCTGCCGGTGCTGCGGGGCATCGATCTCGATGTCGGCGCCGGGGAGCTGCTGTCGATCGTCGGCAGCTCCGGTGCGGGGAAGTCGACCTTCCTGCAGATCCTCGGCACGCTCGATCGCGCGACGGCCGGCTCGATTAACTTTGGCGGCCGCCGGCTCGACACGCTGGGCGCCGGGCAGCTCGCCGCGCTGCGCAATCGCGAAATCGGCTTCGTCTTTCAGTTTCATCACCTGCTGCCGGAGTTCACGGCGTTGGAGAACGTGATGCTTCCGGCGCTGATCGGGCGCCTGCCGCGCCTCGAGGCGCTACAGCGTGCGGAGGCGCTCCTAGTCGAGGTGGGCCTCGCCGAGCGGCTGAGCCACCGCCCGGGTGAGCTCTCGGGCGGGGAGCAGCAGCGCGTCGCGTTGGCACGCGCGCTGGTGTTGCGGCCAAAGTTGCTGCTCGCGGACGAGCCGACGGGAAATCTCGATAGCGCGACCGGCCAGAGCATGCATGAGCTCTTCTTCGCGCTCAACGAGCGCTTCGGCACGACGATGTTGACCGTCACCCACAACCCCGAGCTCGCGCTCCGCATGCCGCGCCGCCTGCGCATGAGCGATGGTCGACTGACCGAGGACACTGGGCCGCCGCGGCCGAGGGCGCTCTGA
- the bamA gene encoding outer membrane protein assembly factor BamA, producing the protein MEYPFELHPARRRLAPGRGSARGALARRVAVLLLLGAPLLALPAAAADAVVGGRVSRVAIQGNRRVESDAIRAVLGTRVGNPLSPQQLASDVQAIWRLGYFDDVRVGLFGGEAARIVVFLLREKPAIAKIFVSGNDEIELEKINEALDLQRGAILNIAQVKRNVEKIRELYIEKGFYLAEVSYRLRRVADERVDILLKVTEHAKVTIRRITFIGNRRIPAAELAQYMETREGGHFSFVTSSGTYKQQDLERDMAAIAALYYDRGFVNVRIADPLVVLSPDRRYMYLTIHIREGETFRLGRVDVKGDLLWPRAQLLRELKVRPGETFSRSRLGLDVVELTNRYKNRGYAYANLTPLTNIDADKRVIDLTFEVQKGPVVTIERINVLGNSKTRDKVIRRELRIAEGDRFNQSQIDRSLGRVRALGYFESADLSTERGTADDRIVINLEVRERPTGTFQIGAGFSSVENFIAQAQVSQENLFGRGQRLSLQAQVSGLRQMFALSFSEPYFIDSRWTFGFEVYNSLRVFESFDRNAVGGTLTWGYPVLEDVHLFASYRGEQVDVTTRGRRGLFGAGLSQSLPSGVRLANLFNDGFTSSARVTLQWDRRNNRLFPSKGFFQAAWVEAATNLLGSQNRFNRYGAFSRWYYPLFGPMILKLNGQIGVITSPDPNGVPIFERFFTGGIFDVRGFRPRSLGPRVFVLESPSPNARLFAFNKGGNKELVLNAEVEFPIFEKVVAFAASSSPTPARPSTTISRSRWRACGIAGASAYAGFRRSGRYASSGACPSRQKRVRSRSSSSSRLAIFSSAVFL; encoded by the coding sequence ATGGAATACCCCTTCGAGCTCCATCCTGCTCGCCGCCGCCTGGCCCCCGGCCGCGGATCCGCGCGCGGCGCCCTTGCCCGGCGCGTGGCCGTGCTGCTGCTGCTGGGCGCGCCCTTGCTGGCGCTGCCTGCCGCGGCAGCGGATGCGGTGGTGGGCGGGCGCGTCAGTCGGGTGGCGATTCAGGGCAACCGCCGCGTGGAGAGCGACGCGATTCGCGCGGTCCTCGGCACGCGGGTCGGCAACCCGCTGAGCCCGCAGCAGCTCGCCAGCGACGTGCAAGCGATCTGGCGACTGGGCTACTTCGATGACGTGCGCGTCGGGCTCTTCGGCGGCGAGGCTGCGCGCATCGTCGTCTTTCTGCTGCGCGAGAAGCCGGCCATCGCCAAGATCTTCGTCTCCGGCAACGACGAAATCGAGCTGGAGAAGATCAACGAGGCGCTCGACCTCCAGCGCGGCGCGATCCTCAACATCGCGCAGGTCAAGCGCAACGTGGAGAAGATCCGCGAGCTCTACATCGAGAAGGGGTTCTATCTCGCCGAGGTGAGCTACCGCCTGCGCCGCGTGGCCGACGAGCGGGTCGATATCCTGCTCAAGGTCACCGAGCACGCGAAGGTGACGATCCGGCGCATCACCTTCATCGGCAATCGGCGTATTCCCGCGGCCGAGCTGGCGCAGTACATGGAGACGCGCGAGGGAGGCCACTTCTCCTTCGTCACCTCCAGCGGCACCTATAAGCAGCAGGACCTCGAACGCGACATGGCGGCGATCGCCGCGCTCTACTACGACCGCGGCTTCGTCAATGTGCGCATCGCCGACCCGCTCGTCGTGCTCAGCCCCGATCGTCGCTACATGTACCTGACGATTCACATCCGCGAGGGTGAGACCTTTCGCCTCGGGCGGGTCGACGTCAAGGGCGACCTGCTTTGGCCGCGGGCGCAGCTCCTGCGCGAGCTCAAGGTCAGGCCCGGGGAGACCTTCAGTCGCAGTCGGCTCGGCCTCGACGTCGTCGAGCTGACCAATCGCTACAAGAACCGCGGCTACGCCTACGCCAACCTCACGCCGCTGACCAATATCGACGCCGACAAGCGGGTCATCGACCTGACCTTCGAGGTGCAGAAGGGCCCCGTCGTCACCATCGAGCGCATCAACGTGCTCGGCAACAGCAAGACCCGCGACAAGGTGATTCGGCGCGAGCTGCGCATCGCCGAAGGTGATCGCTTCAACCAGTCGCAGATCGACCGTAGCCTCGGGCGCGTGCGCGCGCTCGGCTACTTCGAGAGCGCCGACCTGTCGACCGAGCGCGGCACGGCGGACGATCGGATCGTCATCAACCTCGAGGTGCGTGAGCGCCCGACCGGCACGTTCCAGATCGGCGCTGGCTTCTCCTCGGTGGAGAACTTCATCGCGCAGGCGCAGGTCTCGCAGGAGAACCTCTTCGGCCGCGGTCAGCGGCTCTCGCTCCAGGCGCAGGTCTCGGGCCTGCGACAGATGTTCGCGCTCTCCTTCTCGGAGCCCTACTTCATCGATAGCCGCTGGACCTTCGGCTTCGAGGTCTACAACTCCTTGCGCGTGTTCGAGTCCTTCGATCGCAACGCGGTCGGTGGGACCCTGACCTGGGGCTATCCCGTGCTCGAGGACGTGCACCTCTTCGCCTCCTATCGCGGCGAGCAGGTCGACGTGACCACGCGCGGCCGGCGCGGACTCTTCGGCGCGGGTCTCTCGCAGTCCCTGCCCTCGGGGGTGCGACTGGCCAACCTCTTCAACGACGGCTTCACCTCGAGCGCGCGGGTGACGCTGCAGTGGGACCGAAGGAACAACCGCCTCTTTCCCTCCAAGGGCTTCTTTCAGGCCGCCTGGGTCGAGGCGGCGACGAATCTGCTGGGCTCGCAGAACCGCTTCAACCGCTATGGCGCCTTCTCGCGCTGGTACTATCCGCTCTTCGGGCCGATGATCCTCAAGCTCAACGGGCAGATCGGCGTGATCACCAGCCCAGATCCGAACGGCGTGCCGATCTTCGAGCGCTTCTTCACCGGCGGCATCTTCGATGTGCGCGGTTTTCGCCCGCGCTCGCTCGGACCGCGCGTCTTCGTGCTCGAGAGCCCGAGCCCGAACGCGCGGCTCTTTGCCTTCAACAAGGGCGGCAACAAGGAGCTCGTGCTCAACGCCGAGGTTGAGTTCCCGATCTTCGAGAAGGTCGTGGCATTCGCGGCGTCGTCTTCACCGACGCCGGCCAGGCCTTCGACGACGATCAGTCGATCTCGCTGGCGGGCTTGCGGCATAGCTGGGGCTTCGGCTTACGCTGGTTTTCGCCGATCGGGCCGCTACGCTTCGAGTGGGGCTTGCCCTTCGCGCCAGAAACGGGTGAGAAGCCGATCGTCTTCGAGTTCACGATTGGCAATTTTTTCTAGCGCAGTTTTTCTTTAG
- a CDS encoding OmpH family outer membrane protein, with product MRMTHWGVVGALTLGLALPAQASDKLRIGVVNLQRAVEESHEGKAAEAELEGLKKKLEDTLNRKLKDFYEREKKLREAWQVLKEGERSKRAQASQQEMEQLQKEYAEAERELMQRKTAVMMKISRKLNKVIEGVAKSEKFDYIFANAAVLWAPRHVDLTNEIIRLYDGTRGK from the coding sequence ATGAGAATGACGCATTGGGGTGTGGTGGGTGCTTTGACGCTGGGGTTGGCGCTGCCGGCCCAGGCCTCGGACAAGCTGCGCATCGGCGTGGTCAACCTGCAGCGTGCCGTCGAGGAGAGCCACGAGGGCAAGGCGGCGGAGGCGGAGCTCGAGGGGCTGAAGAAGAAGCTCGAGGACACGCTCAACCGCAAGCTCAAGGACTTCTATGAGCGGGAGAAGAAGCTGCGCGAGGCCTGGCAGGTGCTCAAGGAGGGCGAGCGCAGCAAGCGCGCGCAGGCCTCCCAGCAGGAGATGGAGCAGCTGCAGAAGGAGTACGCCGAGGCCGAGCGCGAGCTGATGCAGCGCAAGACCGCGGTGATGATGAAGATCAGCCGCAAGCTGAACAAGGTGATCGAGGGCGTCGCCAAGAGCGAGAAGTTCGACTACATCTTCGCCAACGCCGCTGTGCTCTGGGCGCCGCGTCACGTCGACCTGACCAACGAGATCATCCGCCTCTACGACGGCACGCGCGGGAAATGA
- the lpxD gene encoding UDP-3-O-(3-hydroxymyristoyl)glucosamine N-acyltransferase — protein MLALPLLELARRIGGALTGGDEAQRITGVDALGAAGPGAIAPLLDDTLWDEVASSRAGALLVRRARAGLGRAQIASAEPRRSLGLLIELYRPPPRWRRGRHPTAVVDQAAEVAEDAYLGPHCVVEAEARVGSGSQLEAGSFLGPGVVVGARCRIGPHAVILADCQLADDVVVAAGAVIGAAGFGYWRDQHGQWQSVGSLGSVRIERGAELGANSCVDRATVGVTRVGVGSKIDNLVQIGHNVQLGRDVLLCAQVGLAGSVRIEDGAQLGGQVGVADHLTVGRGARVAGGSGVVRRVPAEATVGGYPAIDQRQWLRSSALAARLVRTRARVAGVQESPGLGPERPAPSSAGGSVHPPDADEGANNADD, from the coding sequence TTGCTGGCGTTGCCCCTGCTAGAGCTGGCGCGGCGGATCGGCGGCGCGCTGACCGGCGGCGACGAGGCGCAACGGATCACCGGCGTCGACGCGCTGGGCGCCGCCGGGCCGGGCGCGATCGCGCCTCTGCTCGACGATACGCTTTGGGACGAGGTCGCCAGCAGCCGCGCTGGCGCCTTGCTCGTGCGCCGCGCGCGGGCGGGTTTGGGGCGCGCGCAGATCGCCAGCGCCGAGCCGCGCCGGTCGCTCGGGCTGCTGATCGAGCTCTACCGCCCGCCGCCGCGCTGGCGTCGGGGTCGCCATCCGACGGCGGTGGTCGATCAGGCGGCCGAGGTGGCCGAGGACGCGTACCTCGGTCCGCATTGCGTGGTCGAGGCTGAGGCGCGCGTCGGCAGCGGCAGCCAGCTCGAGGCCGGATCCTTCCTCGGCCCTGGGGTCGTCGTCGGTGCGCGCTGCCGCATCGGGCCGCATGCCGTGATCCTCGCCGACTGCCAGCTCGCCGACGACGTCGTGGTCGCCGCCGGTGCCGTCATCGGCGCGGCTGGCTTCGGTTATTGGCGCGATCAGCACGGCCAGTGGCAGTCGGTGGGATCGCTCGGCAGCGTGCGGATCGAGCGCGGCGCCGAGCTGGGGGCCAATAGCTGTGTCGACCGCGCCACCGTCGGCGTGACGCGCGTGGGCGTCGGCAGCAAGATCGATAACCTGGTCCAGATCGGCCATAACGTGCAGCTCGGGCGCGATGTGCTGCTCTGCGCCCAGGTCGGGCTGGCGGGCAGTGTGCGCATCGAGGATGGTGCGCAGCTCGGGGGACAGGTGGGGGTCGCCGATCACCTCACCGTCGGTCGCGGCGCACGCGTGGCTGGCGGCAGTGGGGTGGTGCGTCGGGTGCCCGCCGAGGCCACCGTGGGCGGCTATCCCGCCATCGATCAGCGGCAGTGGTTGCGCAGCAGCGCGCTCGCGGCGCGGCTGGTTCGCACGCGCGCGCGGGTCGCAGGCGTGCAGGAATCGCCGGGGCTGGGGCCTGAGCGGCCCGCGCCTAGCAGCGCGGGTGGATCGGTCCATCCGCCGGACGCTGACGAGGGAGCAAATAATGCTGACGATTGA
- the fabZ gene encoding 3-hydroxyacyl-ACP dehydratase FabZ, with product MLTIEQVMKILPHRYPFLLVDGVSELSSERILAFKQVTFNEPHFAGHFPGKPIMPGVLIIEALAQAGGILAHHCGGFDPQHQLLLFLGIDGAKFRRQVVPGDRLDLEVLPLRKGRIWKLRGVARVGEEVAAAAELLATVAARPE from the coding sequence ATGCTGACGATTGAACAGGTGATGAAGATTCTTCCCCATCGCTACCCCTTCTTGTTGGTCGACGGGGTCAGCGAGCTGAGCAGCGAGCGCATCCTGGCCTTCAAGCAGGTGACCTTCAACGAGCCGCACTTCGCCGGACACTTTCCGGGCAAGCCGATCATGCCGGGCGTGCTGATCATCGAGGCCCTTGCGCAGGCCGGGGGCATCCTGGCGCATCACTGCGGCGGCTTCGATCCGCAGCATCAACTGCTGCTCTTCCTCGGCATCGATGGCGCCAAGTTCCGCCGGCAGGTCGTGCCCGGAGACCGCCTGGACCTCGAGGTGCTGCCCTTGCGCAAGGGGCGCATCTGGAAGCTGCGAGGCGTCGCCCGCGTGGGCGAAGAGGTCGCGGCGGCGGCGGAGTTGCTGGCCACGGTCGCCGCCCGTCCGGAGTGA
- the lpxA gene encoding acyl-ACP--UDP-N-acetylglucosamine O-acyltransferase encodes MAASARSQAPGIDARALVDPGAALAADVEVGPFAVIGAGVSLGSGCRVGAHAVLEGATSVGPRTRIGAHAVVGGWPQLRGVVRAGGLVIGADNELREHVTVHRGGSAGGLTRLGDSNLLMAYSHLGHDAQLGDGCELANGAQIGGHVVLGDRVTVGGLAAVHQHVRVGALAMVGGGSMVTQDVLPFSLVCGDRARCYGSNAVGLRRHGFSAERRRRIAAALRTLLQFDARADALARLLAAHGDDPDLAVLADFVQRSRRGLCPPARRSRQAPVAPPEVSK; translated from the coding sequence ATGGCCGCGAGCGCGCGCAGTCAAGCGCCGGGCATCGATGCCAGGGCCCTCGTCGACCCCGGGGCAGCGCTGGCTGCAGATGTCGAGGTGGGGCCCTTCGCCGTGATCGGGGCCGGCGTGAGCCTGGGTAGCGGGTGCCGCGTGGGCGCCCACGCCGTGCTCGAGGGCGCGACCAGCGTTGGCCCGCGGACGCGCATCGGCGCCCATGCGGTCGTCGGTGGTTGGCCGCAGCTGCGCGGGGTGGTCAGGGCGGGAGGGCTGGTGATCGGCGCCGATAACGAGCTCCGTGAGCACGTCACGGTCCATCGGGGTGGCAGCGCCGGCGGGCTGACGCGCTTGGGTGACAGCAATCTGTTGATGGCCTATAGCCACCTCGGCCACGACGCGCAGCTCGGTGACGGCTGCGAGCTCGCCAATGGCGCGCAGATCGGCGGGCATGTCGTGCTCGGTGATCGCGTGACAGTGGGCGGGTTGGCCGCCGTCCACCAGCATGTGAGGGTCGGTGCGTTGGCGATGGTCGGGGGCGGCTCGATGGTGACGCAGGATGTGCTGCCCTTCAGTCTCGTCTGCGGCGATCGCGCCCGCTGCTACGGCAGCAACGCGGTGGGCCTGCGGCGCCACGGTTTCTCCGCCGAGCGGCGCAGGCGCATCGCCGCGGCGCTGAGGACGCTGCTCCAATTCGATGCGCGCGCCGACGCGCTCGCTCGACTCCTCGCCGCGCACGGGGACGATCCCGACCTCGCTGTGTTGGCGGACTTCGTCCAGCGCTCACGGCGGGGCCTCTGCCCGCCCGCGCGTCGATCCCGCCAGGCGCCGGTCGCGCCCCCGGAGGTCTCGAAATGA
- a CDS encoding ATP-dependent Clp protease ATP-binding subunit, with product MAAPSDYERALEQLFSQAQVIAERCAQPLCSGHLLLALLGSDALAGPLLHDRGLGGAEVAGKLTGDLAGSEPADWTEQVRQRCRQLARAKLAAPQVGLHALLALAGARDGVAARLLTACGLDLPQLRSIALALVTNPQRAPTTPRVRRRERTRNDPRVTRRLAATDAPESATLAPTAAAAPAAAAPYALDAKRFPILTQLGRNLSAAAAHGEIEALIGRRALVQQLLDVLGKRRANNPCLVGEPGVGKTALVEGLAYLQVHEPEAVPQLAGRCLVELNVGALVAGTQLRGAFSERVAGLRQEVEAAAGQVVLFLDDIHTLVGAGAAGDGALDAVGELSGALAQGNFPCIGATSTDNFRRVIEPQPTLKRRLQPILVPEPTLDETVAILRALGPAYARHHGIALLDEAYPAAAELAQRYLTDRQLPDKAIALLDLAGSRARRSAEKSVGRAQIAELVAEAAGVPVQRLLLQDNERLLQMETFLQQRIVGHQAILERIGQVLRRNYAGFRSQRPIGSFLLLGPTGVGKTELVKALADFMFQSREALCRFDMSEYMEPHNVARLIGSPPGYVGYEQGGQLTEAIRRRPYQIVLLDEVEKAHRDVLQLLLQLLDDGRLTDGRGRTVDFSNTLVVMTSNLGSEHYERRPGGIGFAPAPNDAAPAAVKDNDPLASAVLQSARRALPIELWNRIEERLVFRALTRQQIRSVARLLVEDSSRRLLQERKVAITASEAALDYLIDHGGYDALLGARPMRTTIQRLIEGPVAELILAGGVVAGDTLAADVAEDALTIRQGSR from the coding sequence ATGGCTGCCCCAAGCGACTACGAGCGCGCGCTCGAGCAACTCTTCTCCCAGGCGCAGGTCATCGCTGAGCGTTGTGCGCAGCCGCTCTGCAGTGGACACCTGCTGCTGGCGCTGCTCGGCAGCGACGCGCTCGCCGGCCCCCTGCTCCACGACCGCGGGCTCGGCGGCGCCGAGGTCGCCGGCAAGCTCACTGGCGACCTTGCCGGCAGCGAGCCCGCGGACTGGACGGAGCAGGTGCGCCAGCGCTGTCGCCAGCTCGCGCGGGCGAAGCTTGCGGCGCCGCAGGTCGGGCTCCACGCGCTCCTCGCGCTGGCCGGCGCGCGCGACGGCGTGGCCGCACGCTTGTTGACCGCCTGCGGACTCGATCTGCCGCAGTTGCGGAGCATCGCGCTGGCCCTGGTGACCAATCCTCAGCGCGCCCCAACCACCCCGCGCGTCCGCCGCCGCGAGCGCACGCGCAACGATCCCCGCGTCACCCGTCGCCTGGCCGCAACCGACGCGCCTGAGTCCGCGACGCTCGCCCCGACCGCGGCGGCGGCCCCCGCGGCGGCGGCCCCCTACGCGCTCGACGCCAAGCGCTTCCCGATTCTGACGCAGCTCGGCCGCAACCTCTCGGCCGCGGCCGCGCACGGTGAGATCGAGGCGTTGATCGGCCGCCGGGCGCTCGTGCAGCAGCTCCTCGACGTGCTCGGCAAGCGCCGCGCGAACAACCCCTGCCTGGTCGGCGAGCCCGGGGTCGGAAAGACCGCGCTGGTCGAGGGACTGGCCTATTTGCAGGTCCACGAACCCGAGGCCGTGCCGCAACTGGCGGGCCGCTGCCTGGTCGAGCTGAACGTCGGCGCGCTGGTCGCCGGGACCCAGCTTCGCGGCGCCTTCTCCGAGCGCGTCGCCGGCCTGCGCCAGGAGGTCGAGGCAGCGGCGGGCCAGGTTGTGCTCTTCCTCGACGATATCCACACGCTCGTCGGCGCCGGCGCGGCGGGCGACGGCGCCCTCGACGCGGTCGGCGAGCTGAGCGGTGCCTTGGCGCAGGGAAACTTCCCGTGCATCGGCGCAACGAGCACGGATAACTTTCGCCGGGTGATCGAGCCGCAGCCGACGCTCAAGCGCCGCCTGCAGCCGATCCTCGTGCCCGAGCCCACGCTCGACGAGACCGTGGCGATTCTCCGCGCGCTCGGGCCGGCCTACGCGAGGCATCACGGGATTGCCTTGCTCGACGAGGCCTATCCGGCGGCGGCCGAGCTGGCGCAGCGCTACCTGACCGATCGCCAGCTCCCGGACAAGGCGATCGCGCTGCTCGATCTTGCCGGCAGCCGCGCGCGGCGCAGCGCGGAGAAGTCCGTCGGGCGGGCGCAGATCGCCGAGCTGGTGGCCGAGGCCGCCGGCGTGCCGGTGCAGCGGCTGCTGCTGCAAGACAACGAGCGCCTGCTGCAGATGGAGACGTTTCTGCAGCAGCGGATCGTCGGCCATCAGGCGATTCTCGAACGCATCGGCCAGGTCCTCCGCCGCAACTACGCCGGCTTCCGCAGCCAGAGACCGATCGGCTCGTTCCTGCTGCTCGGCCCGACCGGCGTCGGCAAGACCGAGTTGGTCAAGGCGCTGGCGGATTTCATGTTCCAGAGCCGCGAGGCGCTCTGCCGCTTCGACATGAGCGAGTACATGGAGCCGCATAACGTGGCGCGGCTGATCGGCTCGCCGCCGGGCTACGTCGGTTATGAGCAGGGCGGGCAACTCACCGAGGCGATTCGCCGCCGACCCTATCAAATCGTGCTGCTCGACGAGGTCGAGAAGGCGCACCGCGACGTCCTGCAGCTGCTGCTCCAGCTCCTCGACGACGGCAGGCTGACCGACGGTCGCGGGCGCACGGTCGACTTCTCGAACACCTTGGTGGTGATGACCTCGAATCTCGGCAGCGAACATTACGAGCGCCGTCCGGGCGGCATCGGCTTCGCGCCGGCGCCCAACGACGCGGCTCCTGCTGCCGTGAAGGATAATGATCCTCTGGCAAGCGCAGTGCTGCAGAGCGCGCGCCGCGCGCTACCGATCGAGCTCTGGAACCGCATCGAGGAGCGCCTGGTTTTCCGCGCGCTGACGCGCCAACAGATCCGCTCGGTGGCGCGCCTGCTCGTCGAGGACTCGAGCCGGCGCCTGCTGCAGGAGCGCAAGGTGGCGATCACCGCCAGCGAGGCGGCGCTCGACTATTTGATCGATCACGGCGGCTACGACGCCCTGCTCGGCGCCCGGCCGATGCGCACGACGATCCAGCGCCTGATCGAGGGACCGGTGGCCGAGCTGATCCTCGCCGGTGGGGTCGTCGCCGGCGACACGCTCGCCGCCGACGTCGCCGAGGACGCGCTGACGATCCGGCAGGGCTCGCGCTGA